One window from the genome of Aphelocoma coerulescens isolate FSJ_1873_10779 chromosome 19, UR_Acoe_1.0, whole genome shotgun sequence encodes:
- the CPD gene encoding carboxypeptidase D → MASAARGLRLMPGLLPLLCALLLPPLPSLQSPARGPHIKKAEAAAAAPGEALRYLHSAELGEALRALAAAAPPGLVRLFSIGQSVENRPLWVLRLTAGLGPERPDEPAGGAALPGRPQVKLVGNMHGDEPLARPLLLRLAWELVRGWAGGDERIVRLLNTTDLYLLPSLNPDGFERAQEGNCGGGAEGGRENSHGRDLNRSFPDQFGDAEPNLEPVPEVQALIDWMRRNRFLLSGNLHGGSVVASYPYDDSPTHRPTGVYSKSADDEVFRYLAKAYASHHPIMRTGKPNCPGEEGETFPDGITNGAQWYDVEGGMQDYNYVWANCFEITLELSCCKYPPTSELPKEWENNRESLLAFIEKVHIGVKGFVRDAITGAGLDNATIAVAGIAHNITAGKFGDFHRLLVPGTYNVTAFVMGYTPVTKENIEVKEGDATEVNFSLQPTVMPPTPNVTQLTAAPSPVTAITPTSVQAEAPNPTSVHQPIQPVDFRHHHFSDMEIFLRRYANEYPNITRLYSVGKSVELRELYVMEISDNPGVHEAGEPEFKYIGNMHGNEVVGRELLLNLIEYLCKNFGTDPEVTDLVQSTRIHIMPSMNPDGYEKSQEGDKGGTVGRNNSNNYDLNRNFPDQFVHVTDPPQPETRAVMAWLKSYPFVLSANLHGGSLVVNYPFDDDEQGIAIYSKSPDDAVFQKLALAYSKENAEMYQGSPCKDMYPTEYFPHGITNGAQWYNVPGGMQDWNYLHTNCFEVTIELGCVKYPKAEELPKYWAQNRRSLLQFMKQVHQGVWGFVLDAVDKRGILNATISVADINHPVTTYKDGDFWRLLVPGMYKITASARGYDPVTKVVEVDSKGGVQVNFTLSRTDSKVEEGKVLVLNTPDTSNPNEKEFETLIKDLSAENGLERLLLTSSRDVAPYRYRPYKDLSEFLRGLYLNYPHITNLTSLGQSVEFRQIWSLEISNKPNESEPEEPKIRFVAGIHGNAPVGTELLLTLAEFLCMNYKKNAAVTKLIDRTRIVIVPSLNPDGREIAQERGCTSMIGQSNAHGKDLDTDFTSNYTRYSAAREPETKAIMENLILKQDFSLSVALDGGSLLVTYPYDKPTQSVENKETLKHLASLYANNHPVMHLGQPGCPNKSDENIPGGVIRGSEWHSHLGSMKDFSVTFGHCPEITVYTGCCYFPSAGQLPGLWADHRKSLLSMLVEVHKGVHGIVQDKSGRAISKAAIVLNEGLRVYTKEGGYFHVLLAPGFHSIDAIASGYQQKHVKVFVRDDAPSSVFIIFDTENRIFGLPRELVITVAGASMSALVLTACIIWCVCSIKSNRHKDGFHRLRQHHDDYEDEIRMMSTGSKKSLLSHEFQDETDTEEETLYSSKH, encoded by the exons ATGGCGAGCGCGGCTCGGGGGCTCCGGCTGATGCCGGGACTGCTGCCGCTCCTCTgcgcgctgctgctgccgccgctgccctCGCTGCAGAGCCCGGCCCGCGGCCCCCACATCAAGAaagcggaggcggcggcggcggcgcccggCGAAGCGCTGCGGTACCTGCACTCGGCCGAGCTGGGTGAGGCGCTGCGGGCGCTGGCGGCCGCGGCCCCCCCGGGCCTGGTGCGGCTCTTCAGCATCGGGCAGTCAGTGGAGAATCGGCCGCTGTGGGTGCTGCGCCTCACGGCCGGGCTGGGCCCCGAGCGTCCCGACGAGCCTGCCGGCGGCGCTGCCCTGCCCGGGCGGCCGCAGGTGAAGCTGGTGGGGAACATGCACGGGGACGAGCCGCTGGCGCGGCCGCTGCTGCTCCGCCTGGCCTGGGAGCTGGTGCGGGGCTGGGCCGGCGGCGACGAGCGCATCGTCCGCCTGCTCAACACCACCGACCTGTACCTGCTGCCCAGCCTCAACCCCGACGGCTTCGAGCGCGCCCAAGAAGGCAactgcggcggcggcgccgagggCGGCCGGGAGAACAGCCACGGCCGCGACCTCAACCGCAGCTTCCCCGACCAGTTCGGAGACGCCGAGCCCAACCTGGAGCCCGTGCCCGAGGTGCAAGCGCTGATCGACTGGATGCGCCGCAACAG GTTTCTGCTCTCTGGCAATCTCCATGGTGGCTCCGTGGTGGCAAGCTACCCCTACGATGACTCTCCCACGCACAGGCCCACAGGAGTCTACAGTAAATCAGCTGATGATGAAGTCTTCAGATATTTGGCAAAAGCTTATGCATCACATCACCCCATCATGAGAACTGGCAAACCCAACTGCcctggagaggagggagagaccTTCCCAGATGGCATCACGAATGGTGCCCAGTGGTACGACGTAGAAG GTGGAATGCAGGATTACAACTACGTGTGGGCCAACTGCTTTGAGATCACATTGGAGCTGTCCTGCTGCAAATACCCACCGACTTCCGAGCTTCCAAAGGAGTGGGAGAACAACCGGGAATCTCTCCTGGCTTTCATTGAGAAG gtcCACATTGGCGTGAAGGGCTTTGTGAGGGATGCAATCACAGGAGCTGGCCTGGACAATGCGACCATTGCCGTTGCTGGTATTGCTCATAACATCACAGCAGGGAAATTTGGTGATTTCCACCGGCTGCTGGTGCCTGGGACCTACAACGTGACTGCTTTTGTGATGGG TTACACACCAGTGACCAAAGAGAACATCGAGGTGAAGGAGGGAGATGCAACAGAAGTGAACTTCTCCTTGCAGCCGACTGTGATGCCACCAACTCCTAATGTCACACAGCTCACGGCAGCGCCTTCCCCTGTCACTGCCATCACCCCCACCTCTGTGCAGGCTGAGGCCCCAAATCCAACCTCTGTCCATCAACCCATCCAACCTGTGGACTTCCGCCACCACCACTTCTCGGACATGGAGATCTTCCTGCGGCGCTACGCCAACGAGTATCCCAACATCACCCGCCTCTACTCCGTGGGCAAGTCTGTGGAGCTGCGGGAGCTCTACGTCATGGAGATCTCTGACAACCCTGGTGTCCACGAAGCAG GCGAGCCAGAGTTCAAGTACATCGGTAACATGCATGGGAATGAAGTTGTGGGACGAGAGCTTCTCCTGAACCTCATCGAGTACCTCTGCAAGAACTTCGGCACAGATCCTGAAGTGACTGACTTGGTCCAGAGCACACGGATCCACATCATGCCATCTATGAACCCTGATGGCTATGAGAAATCCCAGGAAG gAGACAAAGGAGGTACTGTTGGcagaaacaacagcaacaactaTGACCTGAACAGGAACTTCCCAGATCAGTTTGTCCATGTGACAGACCCTCCACAGCCAGAAACTCGTGCGGTCATGGCCTGGCTAAAGTCTTACCCGTTTGTGCTCTCAGCAAACCTGCACGGAG GTTCTCTGGTGGTTAATTACCCCTTCGATGACGATGAACAAGGAATAGCCATATACAGTAAATCCCCAGATGATGCTGTGTTCCAGAAGCTGGCACTTGCCTACTCCAAG GAAAATGCAGAGATGTATCAGGGAAGCCCTTGTAAGGATATGTACCCCACTGAGTACTTCCCACATGGCATCACTAACGGGGCTCAGTGGTACAACGTTCCAG GTGGGATGCAAGACTGGAATTACTTACatacaaactgctttgaagtgACCATTGAGCTGGGCTGTGTGAAATACCCAAAAGCTGAGGAGCTGCCCAAGTACTGGGCACAGAACCGGCGGTCACTGCTGCAGTTCATGAAACAG GTTCACCAGGGTGTCTGGGGCTTTGTGCTGGATGCTGTGGACAAGAGGGGCATCCTCAATGCCACCATCAGCGTGGCCGACATCAACCACCCAGTGACCACCTACAAGGATGGAGACTTCTGGCGCCTCCTGGTCCCAGGGATGTACAAAATCACAGCGTCTGCCCGAGG GTATGATCCAGTCACTAAGGTGGTGGAAGTTGACAGCAAAGGTGGGGTGCAGGTCAACTTCACTCTTTCACGGACAGACAGCAAAGTGGAGGAGGGGAAGGTGCTGGTCTTGAACACCCCAGACACCAGCAACCCCAACGAGAAGGAGTTTGAGACCCTGATTAAAGATCTCTCTGCTGAGAATGGTCTGGAGCGGCTCCTGCTCACCTCCTCCAGGGATGTGGCTCCGTACAGATACCGGCCCTACAAGGACCTCTCTGAGTTCCTCCGAGGCCTCTACCTGAACTACCCACACATCACAAATCTCAccag TTTGGGTCAGAGCGTTGAGTTCCGTCAGATCTGGTCCCTTGAAATCTCCAACAAGCCCAACGAGTCCGAGCCTGAGGAGCCCAAGATCCGCTTTGTTGCCGGTATTCATGGAAATGCTCCCGTTGGGactgagctgctcctgacactGGCAGAATTCCTTTGCATGAACTACAAGAAGAATGCTGCTGTTACAAAG CTGATTGACCGGACACGGATTGTGATTGTGCCTTCCCTGAACCCAGACGGACGCGAGATCGCGCAGGAGAGAGGCTGCACCTCGATGATAGGCCAGAGCAATGCTCATGGCAAAGATCTGGACACAGATTTCACAA GCAATTACACCCGGTACTCAGCAGCACGAGAACCTGAGACCAAAGCCATCATGGAGAATTTGATACTGAAGCAGGATTTCAGCCTCTCTGTTGCTctggatggaggatctctgctTGTCACTTACCCCTATGACAAGCCAACACAGTCAG TGGAGAACAAAGAAACACTAAAGCATTTGGCATCTCTATATGCAAACAACCACCCAGTGATGCATTTGGGCCAGCCAGGCTGTCCAAATAAGTCAG ATGAGAATATTCCTGGTGGAGTGATCCGTGGCTCAGAATGGCACAGTCACCTGGGAAGTATGAAG GATTTCAGTGTGACATTCGGTCATTGTCCTGAGATCACTGTTTATACAGGCTGCTGCTACTTCCCCAGTGCTGGACAGCTTCCTGGCCTGTGGGCAGACCACAGGAAATCTCTCCTTAGCATGCTTGTGGAG GTCCATAAGGGAGTGCACGGCATTGTCCAAGACAAGAGTGGCAGGGCAATTTCTAAAGCTGCCATTGTTCTAAATGAAGGCTTGAGGGTCTACACTAAAGAAGGTGGCTATTTCCACGTGCTCCTGGCTCCAGGTTTTCACAGCATTGATGCAATAGCCAGTGGGTACCAGCAGAAACACGTCAAG GTCTTTGTACGTGATGATGCACCCAGCTCTGTGTTCATAATATTTGACACAGAAAACAGGATTTTTGGACTGCCAAGGGAGCTGGTTATAACTGTTGCAG GTGCAAGCATGTCTGCCCTGGTGCTCACTGCCTGTATCATCTGGTGTGTGTGCTCCATCAAGTCCAACAGACACAAGGATGGCTTCCACCGCCTCCGGCAGCACCACGACGACTACGAGGACGAAATCCGCATGATGTCCACTGGCTCCAAGAAATCCCTCCTGAGCCACGAATTCCAGGATGAAACAGACACTGAGGAAGAAACACTGTACTCCAGCAAACACTGA